From Micromonospora rhizosphaerae, the proteins below share one genomic window:
- a CDS encoding MCE family protein, translating to MRPRLLRVLAAALAALTLPAGCGLPELADLPLPGGAPAGDGYTVTVEFSDVLDLVPQAAVKVDDVTVGSVEKISLSGWHARVRLRIDRAVRLPANATAAVRQSSLLGEKYVTVAPPPTEPARGRLGDGGVIPLSRTARGAEVEEVLAALGLLLNGGGLAQLKTINQELGRALAGREPAVRDTLRQLDTFIGGLDRQKTDLVRAIEALDRLTDRLARQRQVVGDALDSLAPGLTVLAQQRAQLTKALTALGELGKVGTRVVNRSRDDTLASVRALQPILEQLARAGDDLPKSMDFMLSYPFPPNVTGAIVGDFVNLSVTADLDAASILANLVAAAPAPVRQATPSALTAPPASGGGSRSTPGDTTLPGLPLTKCLPDLKNFPATWTPPKECGLPEGCVLLKPGSEVPIGGLLLPKGIVPPGTVFPAGTELPAGTVLTADCVLAVTGAVTGQVGDLPDLLGGGLIP from the coding sequence ACGGCTACACCGTCACCGTCGAGTTCAGCGACGTGCTCGATCTGGTGCCGCAGGCCGCCGTCAAGGTCGACGACGTGACCGTCGGCAGCGTGGAGAAGATCTCGCTGTCCGGCTGGCACGCCCGAGTGCGGCTGCGCATCGACCGCGCCGTGCGGCTGCCCGCGAACGCCACCGCCGCCGTACGCCAGAGCAGCCTGCTCGGCGAGAAGTACGTGACGGTTGCCCCGCCCCCCACCGAGCCGGCACGCGGACGCCTCGGCGACGGCGGCGTCATCCCGCTGTCCCGCACCGCCCGCGGCGCCGAGGTCGAGGAGGTGCTCGCCGCGCTCGGCCTGCTGCTCAACGGCGGCGGCCTGGCCCAGCTCAAGACCATCAACCAGGAACTCGGCAGGGCCCTCGCCGGCCGCGAGCCCGCCGTCCGCGACACCCTGCGCCAGCTCGACACGTTCATCGGCGGGCTGGACCGGCAGAAGACTGACCTCGTCCGCGCCATCGAGGCGCTCGACCGGCTGACCGACCGGCTCGCCCGGCAACGCCAGGTCGTCGGCGACGCGCTCGACTCCCTCGCCCCGGGCCTGACCGTGCTGGCTCAGCAGCGCGCCCAGCTCACCAAGGCGCTGACCGCCCTCGGCGAACTCGGCAAGGTCGGCACCCGGGTGGTCAACCGCAGCCGGGACGACACCCTGGCCAGCGTACGGGCGCTGCAGCCGATCCTGGAGCAGCTCGCCCGGGCCGGCGACGACCTGCCGAAGTCGATGGACTTCATGCTGTCGTATCCCTTCCCGCCCAACGTCACCGGGGCGATCGTCGGCGACTTCGTCAACCTCTCCGTCACCGCCGACCTGGACGCGGCCAGCATCCTGGCCAACCTGGTCGCCGCCGCGCCCGCACCGGTCCGGCAGGCCACGCCCAGCGCCCTCACCGCGCCCCCCGCCAGCGGCGGCGGCTCCCGGTCGACGCCCGGCGACACCACCCTCCCCGGGCTGCCACTCACGAAGTGCCTGCCGGACCTGAAGAACTTCCCCGCGACGTGGACCCCGCCGAAGGAGTGCGGGCTGCCCGAGGGTTGTGTGCTGCTCAAGCCCGGCTCGGAGGTGCCCATCGGCGGGCTGCTCCTGCCCAAGGGGATCGTGCCCCCGGGCACGGTGTTCCCCGCCGGGACCGAACTGCCGGCCGGCACCGTCCTCACGGCCGACTGCGTGCTCGCGGTGACCGGGGCGGTCACCGGACAGGTCGGCGACCTGCCGGACCTGCTGGGAGGAGGGCTGATCCCGTGA
- a CDS encoding MCE family protein, with protein MIGRTAKLQVLAFVLVSVLGIAYVGIRYVGLGDRLLGGGYVVHVDLARAGGIFANAPVTYRGVPVGRVTAVNLHADGVRADLRINRGVRVPDALRAVVTQRSAVGEQYLDLRPDRDGGPFLADGAVIPVDRTGVPLAPETLLTNLDALVRSVDPADLTVLITELGTAFEGNEQALARILDAGDALLTDADARLPETLALIRDGRTVLTTQAESAEALRRWSAGLAQLAATVRAADPDLRRLLATGPQAGAELQALLRGLDPSIGTLLGNLVTVNGIAARRLPGIEQLLVVYPIAVAGGFTVTPGDGTAHLGLVVNAGDPPSCVYRGGGGRCSAGDRAAGASVRGAGNAPRPSGRPPAPAQPEQGSVSGYDPATGLVLGSDGRPLQFGGTGGQYRTAGDQSWKQLLLAGLTP; from the coding sequence GTGATCGGGCGTACCGCGAAACTCCAGGTCCTGGCGTTCGTGCTGGTGAGCGTCCTCGGCATCGCGTATGTCGGGATCCGCTACGTCGGCCTCGGCGACCGGCTGCTCGGCGGCGGCTACGTGGTCCACGTCGACCTCGCCCGCGCCGGCGGCATCTTCGCCAACGCCCCGGTCACCTACCGCGGCGTCCCCGTCGGCCGGGTCACCGCCGTCAACCTGCACGCCGACGGGGTCCGCGCCGACCTGCGGATCAATCGCGGCGTACGGGTCCCCGACGCCCTGCGGGCCGTCGTCACCCAACGCTCCGCGGTCGGCGAGCAGTACCTGGACCTGCGTCCCGACCGCGACGGCGGGCCCTTCCTCGCCGACGGCGCGGTCATCCCGGTCGACCGCACCGGTGTCCCGCTCGCCCCGGAGACGCTGCTGACCAACCTCGACGCCCTGGTCCGCTCGGTCGACCCGGCGGACCTGACCGTGCTGATCACCGAACTCGGCACCGCGTTCGAGGGCAACGAGCAGGCGCTGGCCCGGATCCTCGACGCCGGCGACGCGCTGCTCACCGACGCGGACGCCCGGCTGCCCGAGACGCTCGCGCTGATCCGGGACGGGCGGACCGTGCTGACCACCCAGGCGGAATCGGCCGAGGCGCTGCGCCGCTGGTCGGCCGGGCTGGCGCAGCTGGCCGCCACCGTCCGCGCCGCCGACCCGGACCTGCGGCGACTGCTCGCCACCGGGCCGCAGGCCGGCGCCGAGTTGCAGGCACTGCTGCGCGGACTGGACCCGAGCATCGGCACTCTGCTCGGCAACCTGGTGACCGTCAACGGGATCGCCGCCCGCCGGCTGCCCGGCATCGAGCAGCTGCTGGTGGTCTACCCGATAGCGGTGGCCGGCGGGTTCACCGTCACCCCAGGGGACGGCACGGCGCACCTCGGACTGGTGGTCAACGCCGGTGACCCGCCCTCCTGCGTCTACCGCGGTGGCGGCGGCCGATGCAGCGCCGGGGACCGCGCGGCCGGCGCCAGCGTCCGCGGTGCCGGGAACGCGCCGCGGCCATCCGGCCGCCCGCCGGCCCCCGCCCAGCCCGAGCAGGGGAGTGTCAGCGGGTACGACCCGGCGACCGGCCTGGTGCTCGGCTCCGACGGGCGGCCGTTGCAGTTCGGTGGGACCGGCGGGCAGTACCGGACGGCCGGTGACCAGTCCTGGAAGCAGTTGTTGCTCGCCGGGTTGACCCCGTGA
- a CDS encoding mechanosensitive ion channel family protein: MRDNFGNAVGDAFRSVMLFLPKAVAFIAILVVGWLIAKAVLKIVDKILERVHFDRAVERGGIKNALARSRYDASDIVAKLAYYAVLLVTLQLAFGIWGPNPISDLIRGVVAWLPRAFVAIVIVVVAAAIAKAVKDIISSALGGLSYGRLLANIASVLILGLGIIAALNQIGVATTVTTPVLIAVLATIGGILVVGVGGGLVRPMQSRWENWLSRAEQESETIATHARAYQAGRRDVEAGLSQPVTPYAEAELTQPVAGHTADRTQPVAPYTSADGTQPVAPYADPDRTQPTTPRQTTADRAMDTDATMVIPPTDVDNSRR, translated from the coding sequence ATGAGAGACAACTTCGGGAACGCGGTGGGCGACGCGTTCCGCTCGGTGATGCTGTTCCTGCCCAAGGCCGTCGCCTTCATCGCGATCCTTGTGGTCGGCTGGCTGATCGCCAAGGCCGTCCTCAAGATCGTCGACAAGATCCTTGAACGGGTGCACTTCGATCGTGCGGTCGAGCGCGGCGGGATCAAGAACGCCCTCGCCCGGTCCAGGTACGACGCAAGTGACATCGTCGCCAAGCTCGCCTACTACGCCGTGCTGCTGGTGACGCTCCAGCTCGCCTTCGGCATCTGGGGCCCGAACCCGATCTCCGACCTGATCCGTGGTGTGGTGGCCTGGCTGCCCCGGGCGTTCGTCGCGATCGTCATCGTGGTGGTGGCCGCCGCGATCGCCAAGGCGGTCAAGGACATCATCAGCAGTGCGCTCGGCGGCCTCTCCTACGGCCGGCTGCTGGCCAACATCGCCTCGGTCCTCATCCTGGGGCTGGGCATCATCGCCGCCCTCAACCAGATCGGCGTCGCCACCACGGTGACCACCCCGGTGCTGATCGCCGTCCTCGCCACGATCGGTGGCATCCTCGTCGTCGGCGTCGGCGGGGGCCTGGTCCGCCCGATGCAGAGCCGTTGGGAGAACTGGCTGTCCCGGGCCGAGCAGGAGTCGGAGACGATCGCCACGCACGCCCGGGCGTACCAGGCGGGCCGGCGGGACGTCGAGGCCGGCCTGAGCCAGCCGGTGACTCCGTACGCGGAGGCCGAGCTGACCCAGCCGGTCGCCGGGCACACCGCCGACCGGACCCAGCCGGTCGCCCCGTACACCTCGGCCGACGGCACCCAGCCGGTCGCGCCGTACGCCGACCCGGACCGCACCCAGCCGACCACGCCGCGGCAGACCACCGCGGACCGGGCGATGGACACCGACGCCACAATGGTCATCCCGCCGACGGACGTGGACAACTCCCGCCGCTGA
- a CDS encoding CDP-alcohol phosphatidyltransferase family protein, which yields MAQRLPLQEIRDRTYKDRDAWWTVWLVDPVASRLVRLVAPYRWITPNRLTTAAFLLGLAAAACFALQDYPWLVAGAVLFHLSFVIDCMDGKVARLNGTGSVFGAWLDYVFDRLRVLVCTIALMAGQFQRTGDLTYLWVGGGVIFLDMFRYLNALQIGKVKDQMRAELSALQGEGGVRPAFVEETVQQQPVGAATADQLAAGERPVVDVYGDFRTRFGLFVRFRNALVRQRIRAHVVSGIEFQMAVFIIGPLTGFIIGSAVVAGGLVVAFELLLIYKLRAATRSFTRHLADAKSSAAAAALATQPAGIEADAVPV from the coding sequence ATGGCACAGCGGCTGCCTCTGCAGGAGATCCGCGACCGGACGTACAAGGACCGGGACGCCTGGTGGACGGTCTGGCTCGTCGACCCCGTCGCCTCCCGCCTCGTCCGACTCGTGGCACCCTACCGGTGGATCACCCCGAACCGGCTGACCACGGCGGCCTTCCTGCTCGGGTTGGCCGCGGCGGCCTGCTTCGCGCTGCAGGACTACCCCTGGCTGGTCGCCGGGGCGGTGCTCTTCCACCTCAGCTTCGTGATCGACTGCATGGACGGCAAGGTCGCGAGGCTCAACGGCACGGGTTCGGTCTTCGGCGCCTGGCTCGACTACGTCTTCGACCGGCTGCGGGTCCTCGTCTGCACGATCGCCCTGATGGCCGGGCAGTTCCAGCGGACCGGCGATCTGACGTACCTCTGGGTCGGTGGTGGCGTCATCTTCCTCGACATGTTCCGCTACCTGAACGCCCTGCAGATCGGCAAGGTCAAGGACCAGATGCGTGCCGAACTCTCCGCGCTGCAGGGCGAGGGCGGCGTACGTCCGGCGTTCGTCGAGGAGACCGTCCAGCAGCAACCCGTGGGCGCGGCGACGGCGGACCAACTGGCGGCCGGCGAACGGCCGGTCGTCGACGTCTACGGCGACTTCCGCACGCGCTTCGGCCTCTTCGTGCGGTTCCGTAACGCGCTGGTCCGCCAGCGCATCCGGGCCCATGTGGTCAGCGGCATCGAGTTCCAGATGGCGGTCTTCATCATCGGGCCGCTGACCGGGTTCATCATCGGTTCCGCCGTGGTCGCCGGCGGCCTGGTGGTCGCGTTCGAGCTGCTGCTCATCTACAAGCTCAGGGCGGCGACGCGCAGCTTCACCCGCCATCTCGCCGATGCCAAGTCGTCAGCGGCAGCGGCCGCCTTGGCGACCCAGCCGGCTGGCATTGAGGCCGACGCCGTGCCGGTGTGA
- a CDS encoding SCO6745 family protein: MEPTARRLYRLVEPIHLVTFFADEPTDALMALGHRNYWDGYFAGRAAPLGRVPAEVVHAIFYNFADGEVARHIPRVWDTATPETALAAREQGSVAALRRILGDLADAPGLARAADLATRAATSAPMEGRIMYAGLRALPVPEEPVARLWHAATLLREHRGDGHIAALVAAGIGGTEAHVLHALSEGIPAEKFGRVHHLPAARLAAVVDGMRARGLIDASGWLSDDGRETKERIESLTDDLAAPAYDNLEPSELDQLIGDLEPISTALDAAGSR, encoded by the coding sequence ATGGAGCCCACCGCCCGCCGCCTGTACCGGCTCGTGGAGCCGATCCACCTGGTCACCTTCTTCGCCGACGAGCCGACCGATGCACTTATGGCGCTCGGCCACCGGAACTATTGGGACGGCTACTTCGCCGGACGAGCCGCACCGCTGGGCCGAGTCCCGGCCGAGGTGGTCCATGCGATCTTCTACAACTTCGCCGACGGCGAGGTCGCCCGCCACATCCCCCGCGTCTGGGACACGGCCACTCCCGAGACGGCGCTCGCCGCTCGCGAGCAGGGCAGCGTCGCGGCGCTGAGGCGGATCCTCGGCGATCTCGCCGACGCCCCCGGTCTCGCGCGTGCCGCCGACCTCGCCACCAGGGCGGCGACCAGCGCCCCGATGGAGGGACGGATCATGTACGCCGGACTCCGAGCGCTCCCCGTACCCGAGGAGCCCGTGGCCCGGCTCTGGCACGCGGCCACCCTGCTCCGTGAGCACCGCGGGGACGGTCACATCGCCGCCCTGGTCGCCGCGGGCATCGGCGGGACGGAGGCCCATGTGCTTCACGCGCTCTCCGAGGGGATCCCCGCGGAGAAGTTCGGCAGGGTCCACCACCTCCCCGCGGCCCGGCTGGCGGCGGTTGTGGACGGGATGCGTGCCCGCGGCCTCATCGACGCCTCGGGCTGGCTCAGTGACGACGGCCGGGAGACCAAGGAGCGGATCGAGTCGCTCACCGACGACCTCGCCGCACCGGCGTACGACAACCTGGAGCCGAGCGAGCTCGACCAGCTCATCGGGGACCTCGAGCCCATCTCCACAGCGCTCGACGCTGCCGGCTCCCGGTAG
- a CDS encoding IS4 family transposase, giving the protein MVAAGRFAPGHLGELTQLVPFEMVDDALDRTGAMQSRVRLLPARVVVYLLLAGCLFAELGYVQVWHRLTAGLHGLAVATPTASALRQARQRLGATPLRALFDLLRGPAATTAAGAVSWRGLLVCAVDGTLMSVADSAANLTAVVKQRCNHGAGGYPTVRVLALVACGTRSVIDAVFGPASTGEPGYAARLAGSLRPGMLLLADRNFAAADLLTHLATTGADLLVRCKTGRRLPVRSRYPDGSYLSQLGSLAVRVIEAEISIVTSAGRRTGTYRLVTTLLDPHRYPAGELITLYHQRWEIETVYLELKSTILGGRVLRARTPAGIDQEIYALLVTYQVLRTAMTDATDTIPGLDPDRASFTIALHTARDQVIQAASIIADTVIDLVGAIGRRVLATLMPDRRVRTKPRIVKRAISKYNARGPDIDRTTYKATIEINILDTGP; this is encoded by the coding sequence ATGGTGGCGGCGGGGCGGTTCGCGCCGGGTCATCTGGGCGAGTTGACCCAGCTGGTGCCGTTCGAGATGGTCGATGATGCCCTCGATCGCACCGGTGCGATGCAGTCGCGGGTTCGGTTGCTGCCTGCACGGGTGGTGGTCTACCTGTTGCTGGCCGGCTGCCTGTTCGCTGAGTTGGGCTACGTGCAGGTCTGGCATCGGCTGACCGCTGGTCTGCATGGCCTGGCCGTGGCCACGCCGACGGCCAGCGCGCTGCGTCAGGCCCGGCAACGGCTCGGGGCGACACCTCTGCGGGCGTTGTTCGACCTGCTCCGTGGCCCGGCCGCGACGACCGCGGCAGGGGCGGTGTCCTGGCGCGGGCTCTTGGTCTGCGCTGTGGACGGCACGCTGATGAGCGTGGCCGACAGCGCCGCGAACCTGACCGCTGTGGTTAAACAGCGCTGCAACCACGGCGCGGGCGGTTACCCCACGGTCCGGGTCCTAGCCCTGGTGGCCTGCGGGACCCGCAGCGTCATCGACGCGGTCTTCGGCCCAGCCAGCACCGGCGAACCCGGGTACGCGGCACGGTTGGCGGGCAGTCTCCGACCGGGGATGCTGCTGCTGGCCGACCGTAACTTCGCCGCCGCGGACCTGCTGACCCATCTCGCCACCACCGGCGCGGACCTGCTGGTGCGATGCAAGACCGGCCGACGACTACCGGTCAGATCCCGCTACCCGGACGGCTCCTACCTGTCCCAACTCGGTAGTCTCGCCGTCCGCGTCATCGAGGCCGAGATCAGCATCGTCACCAGCGCCGGCCGGCGCACCGGCACCTACCGTCTGGTCACCACGCTGCTCGACCCGCACCGCTACCCAGCCGGCGAGCTGATCACCCTCTACCACCAGCGCTGGGAGATCGAGACCGTCTACCTGGAACTGAAATCCACCATCCTGGGCGGGCGGGTGCTACGCGCCCGCACCCCGGCCGGGATCGACCAGGAGATCTACGCCCTGCTGGTCACCTACCAGGTGCTCCGCACCGCCATGACCGACGCCACCGACACCATCCCTGGCCTGGACCCCGACCGGGCCAGCTTCACCATTGCCCTGCACACCGCCCGTGACCAGGTCATCCAAGCCGCCAGCATCATCGCCGACACGGTCATCGACCTCGTCGGCGCGATCGGACGACGGGTCCTGGCCACGCTCATGCCCGACCGACGCGTACGCACCAAACCCCGCATCGTCAAACGCGCCATCTCCAAGTACAACGCCCGCGGCCCGGACATCGACCGCACCACCTACAAAGCCACCATCGAGATCAACATCCTCGACACCGGACCTTGA
- a CDS encoding IS110 family transposase: MEAITEEPVQVVARVCAIDIGKAGLVACVRVPHVSRRDRRVQEVREYATVTPALLELADWLRVERVELVAMEATSDYWKPVFYLLEAEGFACWLLNAKHVKNVPGRPKTDRLDAVWLAKVVERGMCRPSLVHPKPMRQLRWAVSRILDSASWVCWSGCDAGLGFGEGFGWGAVVER, translated from the coding sequence GTGGAGGCGATCACGGAGGAGCCGGTGCAGGTGGTTGCGCGGGTCTGCGCGATCGACATCGGCAAGGCCGGTCTGGTGGCGTGTGTGCGGGTGCCGCACGTGAGCCGGCGGGACCGGCGGGTGCAGGAGGTCCGCGAGTATGCGACGGTGACGCCGGCGTTGCTGGAGTTGGCGGACTGGCTGCGGGTCGAGCGGGTCGAACTGGTGGCGATGGAGGCGACCTCGGACTATTGGAAGCCGGTGTTCTACCTGCTGGAGGCCGAGGGCTTCGCGTGCTGGCTGCTCAATGCCAAGCATGTCAAGAATGTGCCGGGCCGGCCGAAGACTGACCGGCTCGACGCGGTGTGGCTGGCCAAGGTCGTGGAGCGGGGGATGTGCCGGCCCAGCCTGGTGCACCCCAAGCCGATGCGCCAGCTGCGGTGGGCTGTGTCAAGGATCTTGGACAGTGCCTCGTGGGTTTGCTGGTCAGGCTGCGATGCGGGTCTGGGATTCGGTGAGGGCTTCGGCTGGGGTGCGGTAGTCGAGCGCTGA
- a CDS encoding IS3 family transposase (programmed frameshift) has protein sequence MPEQRRRFSPQFKAEAVQMVIETGKPIAVVARELGIHDGTLGNWVNAWRREHPEPDQPVNPTERARVKEMEEEIRRLRMENEFLKKSRGLLRPDAPVAVRCALIDAEKATYPVAWMCRMLRVPRSTFYAWRNRAETATTARRRQLAEQVRRVFDASRGTYGCRRVTAALNREGIACSVGLVADLMRELGLQACQPRAYKRTTVPGQQPVSSPDLIAREFTAVQPGTRLVGDITYLRTGQGWLYLATVIDLATRMVVGWQTADHMRASLVIDALAMAKRHGHLRPGAVFHSDRGAQYTSAEFARFCTANKIRTSVGRTGVCWDNAAAESFFATLKNEMYHRQRFDTRARASFAVAEYIEIFYNRQRLHSALDYRTPAEALTESQTRIAA, from the exons ATGCCCGAGCAGCGTCGTCGGTTCAGTCCGCAGTTCAAGGCCGAGGCCGTGCAGATGGTGATCGAGACCGGGAAACCGATCGCCGTGGTCGCTCGTGAACTCGGAATCCATGACGGCACCCTGGGCAACTGGGTGAACGCGTGGCGCCGTGAGCACCCGGAGCCGGACCAGCCCGTCAACCCCACGGAGCGTGCCCGCGTGAAGGAGATGGAAGAAGAAATCCGCCGGCTGCGGATGGAAAACGAGTTTCTAAAAAAAAGCCGCGGCCTTCTTCGCCCGGACGCACCCGTAGCGGTGCGGTGCGCGCTGATCGACGCGGAGAAGGCCACCTACCCGGTCGCGTGGATGTGCCGGATGCTGCGCGTGCCCCGCTCGACGTTCTACGCCTGGCGTAACCGGGCCGAGACCGCGACCACGGCCCGCCGGCGGCAGCTGGCCGAGCAGGTACGGCGGGTGTTCGACGCCTCGCGGGGCACCTACGGGTGCCGGCGGGTGACCGCGGCGCTCAACCGCGAGGGCATCGCCTGCAGCGTCGGGCTGGTCGCCGACCTGATGCGTGAACTCGGCTTGCAGGCCTGCCAGCCACGCGCCTACAAGCGCACCACCGTGCCCGGCCAGCAGCCGGTCTCCAGCCCCGACCTGATCGCCCGCGAGTTCACCGCCGTCCAGCCCGGCACCCGGCTCGTCGGCGACATCACCTACCTGCGCACCGGGCAGGGCTGGCTGTATCTGGCCACCGTCATCGACCTGGCCACCCGCATGGTCGTCGGCTGGCAGACCGCCGACCACATGCGCGCCAGCCTCGTCATCGACGCCCTCGCCATGGCGAAACGACACGGACATCTACGCCCCGGCGCCGTGTTCCACAGCGATCGCGGC GCCCAATACACCTCGGCCGAGTTCGCCCGGTTCTGCACCGCCAACAAGATACGCACCAGCGTCGGACGCACCGGCGTCTGCTGGGACAACGCCGCCGCGGAATCGTTCTTCGCCACCCTCAAAAACGAGATGTACCACCGGCAACGCTTCGACACCCGCGCCCGCGCCAGCTTCGCCGTCGCCGAATACATCGAAATCTTCTACAACCGCCAGCGCCTGCACTCAGCGCTCGACTACCGCACCCCAGCCGAAGCCCTCACCGAATCCCAGACCCGCATCGCAGCCTGA
- a CDS encoding low temperature requirement protein A: protein MANLLRKRESPQRPIFLELFFDLVYVFALTRIVDELVLDYTRGRVAETLTTSLSENGETLLLFLAIWWIWTQTAWMTSRFDPLQPAIQFVVLATMFGSLLLAVAISGALSETGLLFASTYVAIQVGRTLFFVLTMPGHDLRRINMLALVWFGASAVPWLGGAFAPELTRNLLWLLALAIDYLGGTLGWPVPWLGRSQVSPWAVAGEYLAERYWLLIIVALGETILTAGTAFLHGPIVAERTLALVLSFVTTVLLWRIYFYRAGQILGEAIAASADPGRLGRPAELSHLLMALGIVANSAGSELVLIDPSGHAKPAWVAAMLGGPALYLAGRSVFEHVAFARVSRPRPIGILVLAAIAPVMVGLPPLGVAAAAAAVLLGVAVSDTIRAHGRPLEQASPPR from the coding sequence GTGGCCAATCTGCTGCGCAAGCGTGAGAGTCCACAGCGGCCGATCTTCTTGGAACTGTTCTTCGATCTGGTGTACGTCTTCGCGCTCACCCGGATCGTGGACGAGTTGGTGCTGGACTACACCAGGGGCCGCGTCGCCGAGACGTTGACCACTTCCCTTTCGGAAAACGGCGAGACTCTGCTGCTGTTCCTGGCCATCTGGTGGATCTGGACCCAGACGGCGTGGATGACCAGCAGATTCGACCCGTTGCAGCCGGCGATCCAGTTCGTTGTCCTCGCGACGATGTTCGGGAGCCTGCTCCTGGCGGTCGCGATATCCGGGGCTCTCAGCGAGACCGGCCTGCTCTTCGCGAGCACGTACGTCGCGATCCAGGTGGGCCGCACCCTCTTCTTCGTACTCACCATGCCTGGCCACGATCTGCGCCGCATCAACATGCTGGCGCTCGTCTGGTTCGGCGCGTCAGCCGTACCGTGGCTCGGCGGAGCTTTCGCACCAGAGCTGACGCGCAATTTGCTGTGGCTGCTGGCCTTGGCGATCGACTACCTGGGGGGCACGCTCGGCTGGCCGGTACCGTGGCTGGGGCGCTCGCAGGTGTCCCCGTGGGCCGTCGCGGGCGAGTACCTGGCCGAACGCTACTGGCTGCTCATCATCGTCGCGCTTGGTGAGACGATCCTGACCGCCGGAACGGCTTTTCTACACGGTCCGATCGTGGCTGAACGAACATTGGCCCTTGTACTGTCGTTCGTCACCACGGTGTTGCTGTGGCGGATCTACTTCTACCGAGCCGGCCAGATCTTGGGCGAGGCCATCGCGGCATCCGCCGATCCTGGCCGGCTCGGTCGGCCGGCCGAGCTCTCCCACCTGCTCATGGCGCTCGGCATCGTCGCCAACTCGGCCGGTTCCGAACTCGTCCTCATAGATCCATCCGGACACGCCAAACCCGCCTGGGTCGCCGCCATGCTCGGCGGGCCCGCGCTCTACCTCGCCGGGCGCTCAGTATTCGAGCACGTGGCCTTCGCCCGCGTGTCCCGGCCACGACCGATCGGGATCCTCGTCCTCGCGGCCATAGCGCCGGTGATGGTCGGCCTGCCGCCACTCGGGGTCGCCGCAGCAGCTGCCGCCGTCCTGCTCGGCGTCGCCGTCTCGGACACGATCCGAGCCCACGGACGCCCACTGGAGCAGGCCTCGCCGCCCCGCTGA